In Blastopirellula sp. J2-11, a single genomic region encodes these proteins:
- a CDS encoding ArnT family glycosyltransferase, translating to MTATNMDVPATDEKPFPWRNATWMLIAGLLAFRILYTAFVPLDLVHDEAYYWDWSRQLDWGYYSKPPMIAWIIALSTSIFGDTELAVRLPAAVLGTLGLGFVFLLADRMFNAKCGFFAVLLSALTPGNAALGLLMTIDAPFLFFWVAALYFLWRALEEDSNTWIWFPLTAVAIGLGLLSKQTTFGFLALGGLFILISRKDRGQLVRPGLWLCAITAIAFLTPVIIWNSQHDWITAQHTSEHFQAEPFGPVKRISLALEFVGGLFGIVSPVTFFLFASLSFTGLLSIRSLDRRVQYLLCFSALPLMLIVILSLKQRIELNWPAPVFPAGIILCVGWALQKAEIPFPLAAGAFHLRRAVVAGAVFTLATYALPFALGMFGLVGSKVDPIVRLRGWEELGQIVGEEIQKAGVKDDALIITTGGRVSTAELAFYLPNQPHVYSWKADDRVLSQYDVWGGPTQVVGRTAVLVTPVYQTVPPELAAAFSSVVKIGRVTVAINETRKHEFDLYRAENFAYWPGPQSPTMVADRPGSPSR from the coding sequence ATGACCGCGACGAACATGGATGTTCCGGCGACCGACGAGAAGCCCTTTCCTTGGCGCAATGCGACTTGGATGCTGATCGCTGGACTGTTGGCGTTTCGCATTCTCTATACGGCGTTTGTGCCGCTTGATTTGGTTCACGACGAGGCCTATTACTGGGACTGGTCGCGCCAATTAGACTGGGGCTACTATAGCAAGCCGCCGATGATCGCGTGGATTATTGCGCTCTCGACCAGCATCTTCGGCGATACCGAATTGGCGGTTCGCTTGCCGGCCGCCGTACTCGGCACGTTAGGTCTTGGATTCGTCTTTCTGCTGGCCGACCGGATGTTCAACGCTAAGTGCGGCTTTTTCGCCGTGCTGTTATCGGCCCTGACCCCGGGTAACGCCGCGCTTGGTCTGCTGATGACGATTGACGCTCCCTTCCTCTTCTTCTGGGTCGCTGCGCTCTATTTCCTCTGGCGCGCCTTAGAAGAAGACTCCAACACGTGGATCTGGTTTCCGCTGACCGCGGTGGCGATCGGTCTCGGCTTACTCTCGAAACAAACGACGTTTGGCTTTTTGGCGCTCGGCGGCTTATTTATCTTGATCAGCCGCAAGGATCGAGGCCAGCTGGTTCGACCCGGCTTATGGCTCTGCGCCATCACGGCGATCGCCTTTTTGACGCCGGTGATTATTTGGAACTCACAGCACGACTGGATTACGGCCCAACATACGTCAGAACATTTTCAAGCCGAACCGTTCGGTCCTGTCAAACGAATCTCGCTGGCGCTCGAATTTGTCGGCGGGCTCTTCGGCATCGTTTCGCCGGTGACCTTCTTCCTGTTCGCATCGCTGTCGTTTACCGGCTTGCTGTCGATCCGTTCGCTCGATCGTCGCGTGCAATATCTGCTTTGCTTCAGCGCTTTGCCGCTGATGCTGATCGTCATCCTGAGCTTGAAACAGCGGATCGAATTGAACTGGCCAGCGCCGGTCTTTCCGGCTGGGATTATCTTGTGCGTTGGTTGGGCGCTGCAAAAAGCGGAGATTCCCTTTCCTTTGGCGGCCGGTGCATTTCATCTGCGCCGAGCCGTTGTCGCCGGAGCAGTCTTTACGCTCGCGACGTACGCTTTGCCTTTCGCGCTGGGGATGTTCGGCCTGGTCGGCAGCAAAGTAGACCCGATCGTGCGTCTGCGCGGCTGGGAAGAGCTGGGACAGATCGTGGGCGAAGAAATCCAGAAGGCTGGCGTGAAGGATGACGCACTGATCATCACTACCGGAGGTCGCGTCTCGACAGCCGAACTGGCGTTTTACCTACCGAATCAACCCCACGTCTACAGCTGGAAGGCGGACGATCGGGTCCTTTCGCAGTACGACGTATGGGGTGGACCAACGCAAGTTGTCGGCCGCACGGCGGTGCTGGTGACTCCGGTCTACCAAACGGTGCCGCCGGAGCTAGCAGCCGCATTCTCCAGCGTCGTCAAGATCGGCCGCGTCACGGTGGCGATCAACGAAACGCGCAAGCATGAGTTTGATCTGTACCGAGCCGAAAACTTCGCCTATTGGCCTGGTCCGCAAAGCCCGACGATGGTCGCTGATCGCCCCGGCTCTCCGTCGCGTTAG
- a CDS encoding FkbM family methyltransferase: MTLYQHLHMLARCWRYRLRSEAADIAQLSRLDLKGSTAIDIGANRGIYCYWLSKFVGPQGKVIGFELQPELHDALQGFKRRSSLHNVEIVMQGLSNQSGLVRILRDYAGSTGAHIGETTTTAAPTEIPAGFGQLARLDDYCREHNVQNIGVIKCDVEGHERQVFEGAEETLRTQKPILLFEAFKPEIEQGGLFEYLESLGYTGFFWSQGKRYDACDYAKAPFRRPTCIHRNYFFTPTAEATQLRPTAVRHARSYPVSA, translated from the coding sequence ATGACCCTCTATCAACATCTCCACATGCTGGCCCGCTGCTGGCGCTACCGGTTGCGATCGGAAGCGGCCGATATCGCCCAGCTCTCGCGACTCGATCTGAAAGGCTCCACCGCAATCGATATCGGCGCCAATCGGGGCATCTACTGCTATTGGCTCAGCAAGTTCGTCGGCCCGCAAGGGAAAGTGATCGGCTTTGAGCTGCAGCCTGAATTGCACGACGCGCTGCAAGGCTTCAAACGACGCAGCTCGCTGCATAACGTCGAAATCGTCATGCAGGGGCTTTCCAATCAAAGCGGGCTGGTTCGCATTCTGCGTGACTATGCAGGATCAACCGGCGCCCACATCGGCGAAACGACGACTACCGCCGCTCCTACGGAGATTCCCGCTGGCTTCGGCCAGCTTGCTCGCCTGGACGACTATTGCCGCGAGCACAACGTGCAAAACATCGGGGTCATTAAGTGCGACGTCGAAGGGCATGAACGCCAGGTTTTCGAGGGCGCCGAAGAAACGCTCCGCACGCAGAAACCGATCTTGCTATTTGAAGCGTTCAAGCCCGAAATCGAGCAGGGCGGCTTGTTCGAATACCTAGAGAGCCTCGGCTATACCGGCTTCTTCTGGAGCCAAGGAAAACGCTACGACGCCTGTGATTACGCGAAAGCGCCATTCCGTCGACCGACGTGCATCCATCGCAATTATTTCTTCACGCCAACAGCGGAAGCGACCCAGCTTCGACCAACAGCCGTACGGCACGCGCGATCCTATCCGGTGTCGGCGTAG
- the lepA gene encoding translation elongation factor 4: MASIEQQYIRNFCIIAHIDHGKSTLADRLMEKTGTVTLREMKEQLLDGMDLERERGITIKAKAVAMRYKYKGREYELNLIDTPGHVDFQYEVSRSLSCCEGAVLLADAFQGVEAQTVANAFLAMEHDLKIIPCLSKIDLNHARPAAVIEEMEQTLAIDPDEVQAISGKTGAGVEELLAAIIETVPAPVGSRDEVLQAMVFDSHYDKFRGAVTYVRVMNGTVKKGDKIRFLRGETTHDVTEVGQFIPTPRATDELCAGQVGYLICNIKSLELVNIGDTVSIPGPDAAKPLAGYQEPKRMVFCGLYPSDGQDFEQLRDALNKLRINDPSFVFEPETSDALGFGFRCGFLGLLHMEIVQQRLEQESDVDLVQTAPNVTYHIINKKGQEVEIHKPQDVPDAGEIEEFLQPIVRVSLLQPSEFIGPVMQLCTERRGVQVRTEYLSPTRAMLVYDLPLAEVIYDLHDKLKSATRGYGTMDYEIRDYVPADLVRLDMLVNGKRVDALSIICNRADADRRGRAVVKKLKSEIDRHMFEIAIQAAIGTRVIARETVKALSKNVTAKCYGGDISRKRKLWAKQKEGKKRMKSIGSVDIPQKAFMAVLETGDDQK, encoded by the coding sequence ATGGCCTCGATCGAACAACAATACATTCGCAACTTTTGCATCATCGCCCATATCGACCACGGCAAAAGCACGCTCGCCGATCGTCTGATGGAAAAAACCGGCACGGTGACGCTGCGCGAGATGAAAGAGCAACTGCTAGACGGGATGGATCTGGAGCGCGAACGAGGCATCACGATCAAAGCGAAAGCGGTCGCGATGCGGTACAAGTACAAAGGGCGCGAGTACGAACTCAACCTGATCGATACTCCGGGCCACGTCGACTTTCAGTACGAAGTGTCGCGCTCCCTCAGCTGCTGTGAAGGCGCGGTGTTGTTGGCCGATGCGTTCCAAGGAGTTGAAGCCCAAACGGTCGCCAACGCTTTTTTGGCGATGGAACATGATCTGAAGATCATCCCCTGCCTGAGCAAGATCGACCTGAATCACGCTCGCCCTGCCGCGGTGATCGAAGAGATGGAGCAAACGCTCGCGATCGATCCCGACGAAGTCCAGGCGATCAGCGGCAAGACAGGCGCCGGCGTCGAAGAACTGTTGGCCGCGATTATCGAAACGGTTCCAGCGCCAGTCGGTTCACGCGATGAAGTATTGCAGGCGATGGTGTTTGACTCGCACTACGACAAGTTCCGCGGCGCTGTCACCTATGTCCGCGTGATGAACGGCACCGTGAAAAAGGGAGACAAGATTCGCTTCCTCCGCGGCGAAACGACCCATGACGTGACGGAAGTCGGTCAGTTTATTCCTACGCCTCGGGCGACCGACGAGTTGTGCGCCGGCCAGGTCGGCTATTTGATCTGCAACATCAAGTCGCTGGAGTTGGTCAACATCGGCGATACGGTTAGTATCCCGGGACCCGACGCCGCGAAGCCGCTGGCCGGTTATCAAGAGCCGAAGCGCATGGTTTTCTGCGGGCTTTATCCGTCGGATGGACAAGACTTTGAGCAACTGCGTGACGCGCTCAACAAGTTGCGGATCAACGATCCGAGTTTTGTGTTTGAGCCGGAAACGAGCGACGCGCTAGGATTTGGTTTCCGCTGCGGCTTTCTCGGCTTGTTGCATATGGAAATTGTGCAGCAACGACTTGAGCAAGAATCGGACGTCGATCTGGTGCAGACCGCTCCGAACGTGACGTACCATATCATCAACAAGAAGGGACAAGAGGTTGAGATTCACAAACCTCAGGACGTCCCAGACGCTGGTGAGATCGAAGAATTTCTGCAGCCGATCGTGCGGGTCAGCTTGTTGCAGCCGAGCGAGTTTATCGGCCCGGTGATGCAGCTATGCACCGAGCGTCGCGGCGTGCAAGTGCGGACCGAGTACTTGTCGCCGACGCGGGCGATGCTTGTTTACGACCTGCCGCTGGCCGAAGTGATCTATGACCTGCATGACAAACTAAAGAGCGCCACACGCGGCTACGGCACGATGGATTATGAAATCCGTGATTACGTGCCGGCCGACTTGGTGCGTCTTGATATGCTGGTCAACGGTAAGCGGGTCGACGCTTTATCGATTATCTGCAACCGGGCCGACGCCGATCGGCGTGGTCGTGCCGTCGTGAAGAAGCTGAAAAGCGAAATCGATCGTCATATGTTCGAGATCGCAATTCAGGCGGCGATCGGAACGCGCGTGATCGCTCGCGAAACGGTCAAAGCGCTCAGCAAGAACGTCACGGCCAAATGTTATGGCGGCGACATCTCTCGCAAACGCAAGCTGTGGGCGAAGCAAAAAGAAGGCAAGAAGCGGATGAAGTCGATCGGCTCGGTCGATATCCCGCAAAAGGCCTTTATGGCGGTGCTCGAAACCGGCGACGACCAAAAGTAG
- a CDS encoding aspartate:alanine exchanger family transporter, which yields MFPTSRRCGPRWAICALTAASTAFPCAVLAATSESATAPTPISVPSILALAGVIAIGLLVGQISLLGLTLGSAAVLFVGLVAGHFQMHVPAGTGEIGLAAFVYCVGLGAGPTFFRSLVQDGRTLALLGAVIVTSGATTAWIVGKALGLPAELASGIFAGAMTSTPALGALTTALPNSPDVAVGFGVGYPFGIIAVVAFVQVLPKLLGRDLKSAAAGDPTAAASQIVRKLVEIRNPAIVGKRPGSVAMLEATNCQTPRVRVGDTLRPTPHDFQFELGQQVLLVGPEGRLAVVLDMLGAEVEGADQLLLDAERQRRQIVATSPEVIGHSLKELRLLSKYGVTITRIRRHEVEFVPSAMTKIEFGDQLTAVGTPENWPEVERLAGHRPTALDQSNILSLAVGLLLGIALGMLPISIAGLSIQLGLAGGPLMVGLILGHFGRLGPLVGHLPRPARMLLMETGLVLFLASAGVAAGGDFVTVLQKQGVWLCVGAAAVAIVPLTVGFLLAEYVMKLRLLKSLGAICGGMTSTPGLAAITSTTDAAEPVVAYVAAYPIALGLVTILAPMLVEFLR from the coding sequence ATGTTTCCGACTAGCCGTCGATGCGGTCCCCGATGGGCGATTTGCGCGTTGACCGCCGCCAGCACCGCTTTTCCCTGCGCCGTGCTGGCGGCGACCAGCGAGTCCGCTACAGCGCCGACGCCGATCAGCGTCCCCAGCATTCTGGCGCTTGCCGGCGTTATCGCGATCGGATTGCTAGTCGGACAGATTTCGCTGTTGGGACTGACGCTCGGCTCAGCAGCCGTCTTGTTTGTCGGGTTGGTCGCCGGTCACTTCCAAATGCATGTACCGGCCGGAACTGGTGAGATCGGCTTGGCGGCGTTCGTCTATTGCGTCGGCTTGGGCGCTGGTCCCACCTTTTTCCGCTCGCTAGTTCAAGATGGCCGCACTTTGGCGCTGTTGGGCGCCGTTATCGTCACCAGCGGCGCAACCACGGCCTGGATTGTCGGCAAAGCGTTGGGACTGCCGGCCGAACTGGCGAGCGGGATCTTCGCCGGCGCGATGACCAGTACGCCAGCGCTGGGCGCGCTGACGACAGCACTGCCGAACAGTCCTGACGTGGCGGTCGGTTTTGGCGTCGGTTATCCGTTTGGGATTATCGCCGTAGTCGCGTTTGTGCAGGTACTGCCCAAACTGCTGGGGCGCGACTTGAAGTCGGCCGCCGCCGGCGATCCCACCGCCGCGGCTTCGCAAATCGTGCGGAAGCTGGTCGAAATTCGGAATCCGGCGATTGTCGGCAAACGCCCCGGCAGCGTCGCCATGCTCGAAGCGACCAATTGTCAAACGCCGCGCGTGCGGGTCGGAGACACCCTTCGCCCCACGCCGCACGACTTTCAATTTGAACTCGGACAGCAAGTGCTGCTGGTCGGCCCCGAGGGACGCCTGGCGGTGGTGCTGGACATGCTGGGAGCCGAAGTCGAAGGCGCCGACCAACTGCTGCTCGACGCCGAACGCCAGCGCCGCCAAATCGTCGCGACTTCGCCCGAAGTCATCGGGCATTCGCTGAAAGAACTGCGATTGCTCTCGAAGTACGGCGTGACGATCACGCGGATTCGTCGACACGAAGTCGAATTCGTCCCTTCGGCGATGACCAAGATTGAGTTTGGCGATCAGCTGACCGCGGTCGGCACGCCGGAAAACTGGCCCGAAGTCGAACGCTTGGCGGGACATCGCCCAACGGCGCTCGACCAATCAAACATTTTGTCGCTGGCGGTCGGCTTGCTGCTGGGAATTGCTCTGGGCATGCTGCCGATTTCGATCGCCGGTCTCTCGATCCAGTTGGGCCTGGCCGGAGGTCCGCTCATGGTCGGACTGATCTTGGGGCACTTTGGGCGACTCGGCCCCTTGGTCGGCCATTTGCCGCGCCCTGCCCGTATGCTGCTGATGGAGACCGGCCTGGTTCTCTTCTTAGCGAGCGCCGGCGTTGCGGCCGGCGGCGACTTTGTGACGGTGCTGCAAAAGCAGGGCGTTTGGCTCTGCGTTGGCGCCGCAGCTGTTGCGATCGTTCCGCTGACGGTCGGCTTTCTTTTGGCCGAATACGTGATGAAACTACGACTACTGAAATCGCTCGGCGCGATCTGCGGCGGCATGACATCAACGCCGGGCCTAGCCGCGATCACTTCGACCACCGACGCGGCGGAACCGGTCGTCGCGTATGTCGCCGCCTATCCGATTGCGCTGGGGCTCGTGACGATTTTGGCGCCGATGTTGGTGGAGTTTTTGCGGTAA
- a CDS encoding MarR family winged helix-turn-helix transcriptional regulator, translating into MPKSILQQQLKKSAPFDSLPQETYLNLLRTHNMVAAAPSQLLKQHGLSSAQYNVLRILEAADAPGLPCLEIVSRMVTRVPDITRLIDRLKEAGLVSRTRSQTDRRVIRIKLTKKGYALIEELSEPLVDIHQQNLGHMTKAELVELNRLLVKAREAAESGKVGQALA; encoded by the coding sequence GTGCCCAAATCAATCCTCCAACAGCAACTGAAAAAGTCAGCGCCGTTCGACTCCTTACCGCAGGAGACGTACCTCAACTTGCTGCGCACGCACAACATGGTCGCGGCGGCGCCTAGCCAATTGCTGAAGCAGCATGGTCTTTCGAGCGCCCAATACAACGTCCTCCGCATTCTAGAAGCGGCCGATGCGCCAGGACTTCCCTGTCTCGAAATCGTCAGTCGCATGGTGACGCGCGTGCCAGACATCACACGGCTGATCGACCGCCTCAAAGAGGCCGGTCTGGTGTCGCGAACCCGTTCGCAAACCGACCGCCGCGTCATCCGGATCAAGCTGACCAAAAAGGGATATGCGCTGATCGAAGAGTTGTCAGAACCGCTGGTCGACATCCACCAACAAAACCTCGGGCACATGACCAAAGCCGAATTGGTCGAGTTGAATCGCTTGTTGGTGAAGGCCCGCGAAGCGGCGGAGTCCGGAAAAGTAGGTCAGGCCTTGGCCTGA
- a CDS encoding REP-associated tyrosine transposase — translation MPNYRRFIEPGGIYFFTLVTSNRRPIFPDMRARMLLGDCLRQCRETRPFQVEGIVLLPDHLHAIWPLPPNDNENSKRWSFIKSEFTRRWLQSGGVEMRVTSASQRERRRGVWQPRFGSTSLAMKRILSDIWITFITIL, via the coding sequence TTGCCCAACTACCGACGTTTCATCGAACCCGGCGGAATATATTTCTTCACGTTGGTCACCTCCAACCGACGACCAATCTTCCCAGACATGCGAGCAAGAATGCTGCTCGGCGATTGCCTACGCCAGTGCCGGGAGACTCGTCCATTTCAGGTTGAAGGAATCGTACTTCTTCCAGACCACCTTCATGCGATTTGGCCGCTGCCTCCGAACGACAACGAAAATTCCAAGAGGTGGTCGTTCATCAAAAGCGAATTCACCAGACGATGGCTCCAGTCTGGCGGCGTTGAAATGAGAGTGACAAGCGCCAGCCAACGTGAAAGGCGTCGCGGAGTTTGGCAACCTCGTTTTGGGAGCACCTCATTAGCGATGAAGAGGATTTTGAGCGACATTTGGATTACATTCATTACAATCCTGTGA
- a CDS encoding HAD-IA family hydrolase, with amino-acid sequence MLHSPNLIRCVLLDVVGTLIYPQPSVAAVYQAAGVANGCDLPIETIRDRFREALTLYSVSPDLRTDEALERERWRQIVAHVFAEAGETSAILDRLWKHFAMPSSWSVYQDALPTLEKLSDRYQIGLASNFDGRLRAIAGHWPCLSDAMLFVSAEVGWAKPSPHYYGSIANVLQLQPHQILLVGDDPRNDYHGAITAGYQTLFLARESEAPDDIATDAVIRSLAEVITRLP; translated from the coding sequence GTGCTTCATTCTCCGAATTTGATCCGCTGCGTCTTGTTGGACGTGGTCGGAACGTTGATCTATCCACAGCCCAGCGTCGCCGCCGTCTACCAAGCGGCTGGCGTCGCCAACGGGTGTGATTTGCCGATCGAGACGATCCGCGATCGTTTTCGCGAGGCGCTGACCCTCTACTCGGTCTCGCCTGATTTGCGCACCGACGAAGCGCTCGAGCGCGAGCGGTGGCGACAGATCGTCGCGCATGTCTTTGCGGAAGCTGGCGAGACCAGCGCGATTTTGGATCGCCTGTGGAAACACTTCGCGATGCCCAGCAGTTGGAGCGTCTACCAAGATGCGCTGCCGACGCTGGAGAAACTGAGCGATCGCTATCAGATAGGGTTAGCGTCAAACTTTGACGGGCGACTACGCGCCATCGCAGGGCATTGGCCCTGTCTCTCTGACGCGATGCTGTTCGTCTCCGCCGAAGTGGGCTGGGCCAAGCCGAGCCCGCACTATTACGGTTCGATCGCCAACGTGCTGCAGCTGCAGCCGCATCAGATCTTGCTGGTCGGCGATGACCCCCGCAATGATTATCATGGCGCGATCACGGCCGGCTATCAGACGCTCTTTTTGGCTCGCGAGTCGGAAGCGCCAGACGATATCGCAACCGACGCGGTGATTCGTTCTCTTGCAGAAGTGATCACGCGTTTGCCGTAA
- a CDS encoding site-2 protease family protein, with amino-acid sequence MDYVLLAETNFLGILTNIGFFAMGVAGLGVVIFIHELGHFLAAKACGVKCEKFYVGFDAPISIGPWKFSALWKKQWGETEYGIGTIPLGGYVKMLGQDDNPAAAEEEIARSKEGGEADQHDPRSYLAKSVPQRMMIISAGVTFNVISAVIFAAIAYMIGVSYTPCDVAYAQPGGPAWIAGIRPGDKIVAVTPGAEPSDTLRFRKDLTLAVVMNGDEKPMPIVIRRGDKTLDFDVTPKKPFPEADFPLLGISPENSLKVAKPPEGYALLAGNPEWMTKLATGDLLIDVDGKPIENYIQWENILATHAADTLKLNFEHTEGSGDAEQKSTYEIELPPTPYRETGLVMEMTPIQYVQTGSPAAAQGLKIGDKLVSIGDVPAANGYTLAARSAKYAGQTVDVVILRDGEEKTLSVPMRQPEQYNTQSGFGAELAIDMLGVAYSLTNRVAEVLPASPAAAAGIKAGDEIRTLKLKPTDSQREMAYAWPKDDKPLKIIEDEIDWQDAFNAAFQYLPAGVPVEVIFNREGTNETQTALITPVDSKDQFVEYRYIVFVTPSPIYVAKSIGEAVGLGFQETGSGMGQVFMMLRKLVTGKVPLAGFGGPGTILAVATSESSQGIGRLLLFLTLISANLAVINFMPIPVLDGGHMVFLLYEGIRGKPLDEKWMMRLTFAGFAFVLLLMICVIGLDINRFLPLITG; translated from the coding sequence GTGGATTACGTGTTGTTAGCCGAGACTAATTTTCTGGGCATTTTGACCAACATCGGCTTTTTCGCCATGGGCGTCGCCGGCCTGGGAGTCGTGATTTTCATTCACGAGCTGGGTCACTTTTTGGCCGCCAAAGCGTGCGGCGTGAAGTGTGAAAAGTTCTACGTCGGTTTTGACGCTCCGATCAGCATCGGACCTTGGAAGTTCAGCGCTCTCTGGAAAAAGCAGTGGGGCGAAACCGAATACGGCATCGGCACCATTCCGCTTGGCGGATATGTCAAGATGCTCGGCCAGGATGACAATCCGGCCGCTGCTGAAGAAGAAATCGCTCGCTCGAAAGAAGGTGGCGAAGCCGATCAACACGACCCGCGCAGTTATCTGGCCAAGTCGGTGCCGCAGCGGATGATGATTATTTCGGCCGGCGTGACGTTTAACGTCATCTCGGCGGTGATTTTCGCCGCAATCGCTTACATGATTGGCGTTAGCTATACGCCGTGCGACGTCGCCTATGCTCAGCCAGGCGGACCTGCGTGGATCGCAGGGATTCGCCCTGGCGACAAAATTGTCGCGGTGACCCCCGGCGCCGAACCGAGCGATACGCTCCGTTTCCGCAAAGACTTGACGCTTGCCGTCGTCATGAACGGCGACGAGAAGCCGATGCCGATCGTGATTCGCCGCGGCGATAAGACGCTCGACTTTGATGTTACCCCGAAAAAGCCGTTCCCCGAGGCCGACTTTCCGCTGCTCGGCATTTCGCCCGAGAACTCGTTGAAGGTGGCCAAGCCGCCGGAAGGGTATGCGTTGTTGGCCGGAAATCCAGAGTGGATGACGAAGCTGGCGACCGGCGACTTGCTGATCGACGTCGATGGCAAGCCGATCGAGAACTACATCCAATGGGAAAACATCCTCGCGACGCACGCCGCCGACACGTTAAAGCTGAACTTTGAGCATACCGAAGGCTCTGGGGATGCGGAGCAGAAGTCGACGTACGAAATCGAACTGCCGCCGACTCCGTATCGCGAAACCGGTCTGGTGATGGAAATGACGCCGATCCAGTATGTGCAGACCGGATCGCCGGCCGCAGCGCAAGGCCTGAAGATCGGCGACAAGCTGGTCTCGATCGGCGACGTGCCGGCGGCCAACGGCTATACGCTGGCCGCTCGTTCGGCCAAATACGCTGGGCAAACGGTCGACGTGGTGATTCTGCGCGACGGCGAAGAGAAGACTCTGTCTGTGCCGATGCGTCAGCCGGAGCAATACAACACGCAGAGCGGGTTCGGCGCCGAACTAGCGATCGATATGCTGGGCGTCGCGTACTCGCTGACGAATCGTGTGGCGGAAGTTTTGCCCGCAAGCCCGGCGGCTGCCGCTGGAATCAAAGCAGGCGACGAAATTCGGACCCTGAAGTTGAAGCCGACCGACTCGCAACGAGAAATGGCGTACGCTTGGCCGAAAGATGACAAACCGCTGAAGATTATCGAAGACGAAATCGATTGGCAGGATGCGTTTAACGCCGCGTTCCAATATCTGCCTGCCGGAGTGCCGGTCGAAGTGATCTTCAATCGCGAAGGAACCAACGAGACGCAAACGGCGCTCATCACCCCGGTCGACTCGAAGGATCAATTTGTCGAATATCGCTACATCGTCTTTGTCACTCCCAGTCCGATCTATGTCGCCAAATCGATTGGCGAAGCGGTTGGACTTGGATTTCAAGAGACCGGCAGCGGTATGGGACAGGTCTTTATGATGCTTCGCAAGTTGGTGACCGGCAAAGTGCCGTTGGCCGGCTTCGGCGGACCCGGCACGATCCTTGCGGTCGCGACCAGCGAATCGTCGCAGGGTATCGGAAGACTGCTTCTCTTTTTGACGCTGATCAGCGCCAACCTGGCGGTGATCAACTTCATGCCGATTCCGGTGCTCGACGGCGGGCATATGGTCTTTCTGCTGTACGAAGGAATCCGGGGAAAACCGCTTGATGAAAAGTGGATGATGCGACTCACTTTCGCGGGCTTCGCCTTCGTGTTGCTGCTGATGATCTGCGTCATCGGCCTCGATATCAATCGCTTTTTGCCGTTGATTACGGGGTAA
- the dxr gene encoding 1-deoxy-D-xylulose-5-phosphate reductoisomerase, protein MTAFPQTVALLGATGSIGRSTLDVIAASEGRYVCYLLTAHQKLDELAAAARQFVPRYIVATDPTAAAARDWSDLPKETELRIGPDAIAELVSHADVDIVVAAIVGRAGLEGTWAALEAGKRVALANKETLVLAGGLAMRLAAERNALILPVDSEHSAIFQALQAGQQHEVARIILTASGGPFRHHSQAQLEQVTTAQALNHPTWKMGPKITVDSATMMNKALEVIEARWLFEMPADKIDVVVHPQSVVHSLVEYVDGSVVAQLSPPDMKLPIQYAMSFPERFPGPARRLDFTIASSWEFEPPDLDRFPALRLGKEAAQRGGTTGAVLNAANEAAVQSFLDGEISFTDISRACRAALDSHDFDPTPTIDQLLALDAWARREVSAWITCC, encoded by the coding sequence ATGACGGCCTTCCCTCAAACCGTTGCTCTGCTGGGCGCTACCGGCAGCATTGGACGCAGCACGCTTGACGTGATCGCTGCGTCCGAGGGGCGTTACGTCTGTTACCTGTTAACGGCGCATCAAAAACTGGATGAATTGGCCGCCGCCGCGCGACAGTTTGTCCCGCGCTATATCGTCGCGACCGATCCAACGGCTGCGGCAGCCCGCGATTGGTCGGATTTGCCAAAAGAGACCGAACTGCGGATCGGCCCTGACGCGATCGCGGAGTTGGTCTCGCACGCCGACGTCGATATCGTGGTCGCCGCGATTGTGGGACGCGCCGGTCTCGAAGGGACCTGGGCCGCACTCGAAGCTGGCAAACGCGTCGCATTGGCGAACAAAGAGACCCTGGTTTTGGCCGGCGGATTGGCGATGCGACTGGCCGCCGAGCGAAACGCCCTGATCTTGCCGGTCGACAGCGAGCATAGCGCCATCTTTCAGGCGTTGCAGGCTGGACAGCAACACGAAGTGGCCAGAATCATTTTGACCGCATCCGGGGGGCCGTTTCGACATCACAGCCAGGCGCAATTGGAACAAGTGACCACCGCCCAGGCTTTAAATCATCCAACTTGGAAGATGGGGCCTAAGATTACGGTCGACTCAGCGACCATGATGAATAAGGCGCTGGAGGTCATCGAGGCTCGGTGGTTGTTTGAGATGCCGGCAGACAAGATTGACGTAGTAGTCCACCCCCAATCGGTGGTCCATTCGCTGGTCGAATATGTCGACGGTTCGGTGGTGGCGCAATTGAGCCCCCCCGACATGAAATTACCGATACAATATGCAATGTCGTTCCCAGAGCGCTTCCCTGGCCCGGCTCGAAGGCTAGACTTCACCATCGCGTCCAGCTGGGAATTTGAACCGCCCGACTTGGACCGTTTTCCTGCCCTACGATTAGGGAAAGAAGCGGCCCAGCGCGGGGGAACGACCGGAGCGGTCTTGAACGCCGCCAACGAAGCGGCCGTACAGAGCTTTCTCGACGGCGAGATCTCGTTCACCGATATATCCAGGGCATGTCGTGCTGCGTTAGATAGTCACGACTTTGACCCTACCCCAACGATTGATCAACTACTCGCGCTCGACGCATGGGCGCGTAGGGAGGTTTCCGCGTGGATTACGTGTTGTTAG